One window of Mesorhizobium loti R88b genomic DNA carries:
- a CDS encoding ATP-binding protein codes for MSEASQAGEGIGTAPAAGRSVPLSRGLSTKLLLLTIVFVLLAEVLIFLPWIASYRVSWLKERLSTAAAVSIVLVQGESTSLSRTAQNDVLMAIGAKAIAVRDGGVSRLLVVADMPPQVDEHIDLASVGMVKGMTGALDTLFFGGDRMLRVFGPVGDSDKEFELIMPDYSLRKAMLIYSRNVAFVSLLISLFTAMLVYAAIDLIMIGPIRTMTRSMLSFSEAPDDPGRIIHPAARSDEIGVAERELSQMQERLQKMLSEQKHLADLGLAVSKINHDMRNILASAQLISDRLRLVKDPTVQAFAPKLLRALDRAVSYSEGVLAYGRTQEPPPSRRRVRLRQLVEDVHGLLDIEEGIEFINAVESAFEVDADSDQLFRVLTNLCRNSVQAMAGDTESAVVRRLAVSAVRMGSVSRVTVTDTGPGLPPKARENLFAAFRGSARSGGTGLGLAIAHELIRAHGGTVELVESIGGRTTFAVTIPDQPVRLDQARGSLRRPA; via the coding sequence ATGAGCGAAGCCAGCCAAGCGGGGGAAGGGATCGGAACGGCGCCTGCCGCCGGCCGCAGCGTGCCCTTGTCGCGCGGTCTGTCGACAAAACTGCTGCTGCTCACCATCGTTTTCGTGCTCTTGGCCGAAGTGCTCATCTTCCTGCCCTGGATCGCCAGTTATCGGGTGAGCTGGCTCAAGGAGCGGCTGAGTACGGCCGCCGCCGTGTCGATCGTGCTGGTGCAGGGCGAGTCGACCTCCTTGTCGCGCACGGCCCAGAATGACGTGCTGATGGCGATCGGCGCCAAGGCGATCGCGGTGCGCGATGGCGGCGTCTCGCGGCTTCTGGTGGTGGCCGACATGCCGCCGCAAGTCGACGAGCATATCGACCTTGCCAGCGTCGGCATGGTCAAGGGCATGACCGGCGCGCTCGACACGCTGTTCTTCGGCGGCGACCGGATGCTGCGTGTTTTCGGACCGGTCGGCGACAGCGACAAGGAGTTCGAGCTGATCATGCCGGACTATTCGCTGCGCAAGGCCATGCTCATCTATTCGCGCAACGTCGCCTTCGTTTCGCTGCTGATCTCGCTGTTCACGGCAATGCTGGTCTATGCCGCGATCGACCTGATCATGATCGGGCCGATCCGCACCATGACGCGTTCGATGCTGTCCTTCTCCGAAGCGCCCGACGACCCCGGCCGCATCATCCATCCCGCCGCCCGCTCCGATGAGATCGGCGTTGCCGAACGCGAGCTGTCGCAGATGCAGGAGCGGCTGCAGAAGATGCTCTCCGAGCAGAAACACCTGGCCGATCTCGGCCTCGCGGTCTCCAAGATCAACCACGACATGCGCAACATCCTGGCCTCGGCGCAGCTGATTTCGGACCGCCTGCGCCTGGTCAAGGACCCGACCGTGCAGGCCTTCGCGCCAAAGCTGCTGCGCGCGCTCGACAGGGCCGTCTCCTATTCGGAAGGCGTGCTGGCCTATGGCCGCACGCAGGAGCCGCCGCCTTCGCGCCGCAGGGTGCGGCTGCGCCAGCTGGTCGAGGACGTGCACGGCCTGCTCGACATCGAGGAAGGCATCGAGTTCATCAATGCTGTCGAGTCGGCTTTCGAGGTGGATGCCGATTCCGATCAGCTTTTCCGCGTGCTCACCAATCTGTGCCGCAACTCGGTGCAGGCGATGGCCGGGGATACCGAGAGCGCCGTGGTGCGCCGGCTGGCTGTGTCGGCCGTGCGCATGGGCAGCGTCAGCCGCGTCACTGTGACCGATACCGGCCCCGGCCTGCCGCCAAAGGCGCGCGAGAACCTGTTTGCGGCATTCCGCGGCTCGGCGCGCAGCGGCGGCACCGGCCTTGGTCTGGCGATCGCGCACGAACTGATCCGGGCCCATGGCGGCACGGTGGAGCTGGTCGAGTCGATTGGCGGGCGCACCACGTTCGCCGTCACCATTCCCGACCAGCCGGTGCGGCTCGACCAAGCCCGCGGCAGCCTGCGCCGCCCGGCGTGA
- a CDS encoding helix-turn-helix domain-containing protein, translating to MTIREVLAFNLKALRVELGLSQEELAHRAELDRTNVSSLERSVYSASIDVVDRIANALNVEASDLLKRAKTKR from the coding sequence ATGACGATACGAGAGGTGCTAGCCTTCAATTTGAAGGCCTTGAGAGTCGAGCTTGGGCTTTCGCAGGAAGAGCTCGCTCATAGGGCGGAACTCGACAGAACCAATGTTAGCTCGTTGGAACGAAGCGTTTATAGCGCTTCTATCGATGTGGTTGATCGGATAGCCAACGCGTTGAATGTGGAAGCTTCGGACCTTTTGAAACGAGCAAAGACAAAGAGGTGA